The following are from one region of the Zonotrichia leucophrys gambelii isolate GWCS_2022_RI chromosome 1A, RI_Zleu_2.0, whole genome shotgun sequence genome:
- the PUS7 gene encoding pseudouridylate synthase 7 homolog isoform X2: METVEVNSVSLKRPRSEDDVANADEIKRQKILEKSKAENDSGQSIENVTEQPEDTKSEIIPTEESEEQEEEELEDSDEDGDPESFAEMMKHGLTESDVGITKFVSSHKGFSGILKERYSDFVVHEIGKDGRVSHLDDFSVPVDDEDPSEETFTVLSDEDKQRLEELQLFKNKETSVAIEVIEDTKEKRTIIHQAVKSLFPGLETKTEDRDGKKYIIAYHAAGKKALANPRKHSWPKSRGSYCHFVLYKENKDTMDAINVLSKFLRVKPNIFSYMGTKDKRAITVQEIAVLRITAQRLAHLNKCLMNFKLGNFSYKNHPLKLGELQGNHFTVVLRNITGTDEQIEQAMHSLREIGFINYYGMQRFGTTAVPTYQIGRAILQNNWNEVMDLILKPRPGAEKGYLVKCREEWAKTKDPAAALKKLPVKRCVEGQLLRGLLKYGMKNIISAFGIIPRNNRLMYIHSYQSYVWNNMVSKRIEEYGLKAVPGDLILKGATAVHIEEGDVDNYTIHDVVMPLPGFDVIYPKHKIGEAYKEMLVADNLDINNMRHKIRDYSLSGAYRKIIIRPQNVNWEVVAYDDPKIPLFTTDLDKLEGKPLPVLPTDGKFRALKMEFSLPPSTYATMAIREVLKMDTSIKNQTQLNTTWLR, translated from the exons ATGGAAACTGTAGAAGTGAATAGTGTATCCTTGAAACGTCCTCGCTCTGAGGATGATGTGGCCAATGCAGATGAAATTAAAAGACAGAAGATCTTGGAGAAGTCCAAGGCAGAGAACGACTCTGGGCAGAGCATTGAGAATGTAACAGAACAACCCGAGGAcacaaaaagtgaaataatcCCCACTGAGGAAagtgaggagcaggaagaggaggaacTAGAGGATAGTGATGAAGATGGAGATCCAGAGAGCTTTGCAGAGATGATGAAGCATGGACTGACAGAAAGTGATGTTGGCATAACTAAATTTGTTAGCTCTCACAAAGGGTTTTCTGGAATCTTAAAAGAGAG ATACTCAGACTTTGTTGTCCATGAAATAGGCAAAGATGGACGTGTGAGCCATTTAGATGACTTTTCTGTTCCAGTGGATGATGAG GACCCATCAGAAGAAACATTTACAGTTTTGTCAGACGAAGACAAGCAGCGTTTAGAGGAGCTCCAGCTTTTTAAGAATAAGGAAACTAGTGTTGCCATAGAg GTAATTGAGGAcaccaaagaaaaaagaaccatCATCCATCAGGCTGTGAAGTCCTTGTTTCCAGGACTAGAGACTAAAACAGAAGAtagagatggaaagaaatacATTATTGCTTATCatgctgctgggaaaaaagCATTGGCAA atCCAAGAAAGCACTCTTGGCCAAAATCTAGGGGAAGCTACTGCCATTTTGTACTGTACAAGGAGAACAAGGACACTATGGATGCCATCAATGTCCTATCCAAATTTTTAAG AGTGAAGCCAAACATATTTTCCTACATGGGAACTAAAGATAAAAGGGCTATAACAGTTCAAGAGATCGCTGTTCTCAG AATCACTGCACAAAGACTTGCTCATTTGAATAAATGCTTGATGAACTTCAAATTAGGAAATTTCAGTTACAAGAACCATCCACTGAAACTGGGAGAATTGCAAGGAAACCATTTCACTGTTGTTCTCAG aAACATAACAGGAACTGATGAGCAGATAGAGCAAGCAATGCATTCACTCAGGGAAATTGGATTTATTAATTACTATGGAATGCAAAGATTTGGAACCACAGCTGTTCCTACTTATCAAATTGGCAG AGCTATTCTACAGAACAACTGGAATGAAGTAATGGATTTGATATTAAAGCCACGACCAGGAG CTGAAAAGGGATATTTAGTCAAATGCAGAGAAGAATGGGCAAAGACTAAAGATCCAGCAGCTGCCCTCAAGAAACTGCCTGTAAAAAGGTGCGTGGAAGGACAGCTTCTACGTGGACTCTTAAAGTATGGAATGAAGAACATAATCTCTGCATTTGGCATA ATACCAAGAAATAATCGTTTAATGTACATTCATAGCTACCAGAGTTATGTGTGGAATAATATGGTGAGCAAGAGAATAGAAGAATATGGGCTTAAAGCTGTACCAGGAGATCTCATACTTAAAGGAG CCACAGCTGTTCACATTGAAGAAGGAGATGTTGATAACTACACTATCCATGATGTAGTGATGCCATTGCCTGGATTTGATGTTATTTATCCAAAGCATAAAA TTGGTGAGGCCTACAAGGAGATGCTGGTAGCTGACAACCTTGATATCAACAACATGAGGCATAAAATCAGAGATTACTCACTTTCTGGAGCATACAGAAAAATTATCATTCGGCCTCAGAATGTCAATTG GGAAGTTGTTGCATATGATGATcctaaaatcccattatttACTACGGATCTGGATAAACTGGAAGGAAAACCATTACCAGTTCTCCCTACAG ATGGCAAATTCAGGGCACTAAAGATGGagttctcccttcccccctccaCTTATGCTACCATGGCGATTCGAGAAGTTTTGAAAATGGACACAAGCATAAAAAACCAGACACAACTGAATACTACCTGGCTGCGCTGA
- the PUS7 gene encoding pseudouridylate synthase 7 homolog isoform X1, protein METVEVNSVSLKRPRSEDDVANADEIKRQKILEKSKAENDSGQSIENVTEQPEDTKSEIIPTEESEEQEEEELEDSDEDGDPESFAEMMKHGLTESDVGITKFVSSHKGFSGILKERYSDFVVHEIGKDGRVSHLDDFSVPVDDEDPSEETFTVLSDEDKQRLEELQLFKNKETSVAIEVIEDTKEKRTIIHQAVKSLFPGLETKTEDRDGKKYIIAYHAAGKKALAKVRTATDPRKHSWPKSRGSYCHFVLYKENKDTMDAINVLSKFLRVKPNIFSYMGTKDKRAITVQEIAVLRITAQRLAHLNKCLMNFKLGNFSYKNHPLKLGELQGNHFTVVLRNITGTDEQIEQAMHSLREIGFINYYGMQRFGTTAVPTYQIGRAILQNNWNEVMDLILKPRPGAEKGYLVKCREEWAKTKDPAAALKKLPVKRCVEGQLLRGLLKYGMKNIISAFGIIPRNNRLMYIHSYQSYVWNNMVSKRIEEYGLKAVPGDLILKGATAVHIEEGDVDNYTIHDVVMPLPGFDVIYPKHKIGEAYKEMLVADNLDINNMRHKIRDYSLSGAYRKIIIRPQNVNWEVVAYDDPKIPLFTTDLDKLEGKPLPVLPTDGKFRALKMEFSLPPSTYATMAIREVLKMDTSIKNQTQLNTTWLR, encoded by the exons ATGGAAACTGTAGAAGTGAATAGTGTATCCTTGAAACGTCCTCGCTCTGAGGATGATGTGGCCAATGCAGATGAAATTAAAAGACAGAAGATCTTGGAGAAGTCCAAGGCAGAGAACGACTCTGGGCAGAGCATTGAGAATGTAACAGAACAACCCGAGGAcacaaaaagtgaaataatcCCCACTGAGGAAagtgaggagcaggaagaggaggaacTAGAGGATAGTGATGAAGATGGAGATCCAGAGAGCTTTGCAGAGATGATGAAGCATGGACTGACAGAAAGTGATGTTGGCATAACTAAATTTGTTAGCTCTCACAAAGGGTTTTCTGGAATCTTAAAAGAGAG ATACTCAGACTTTGTTGTCCATGAAATAGGCAAAGATGGACGTGTGAGCCATTTAGATGACTTTTCTGTTCCAGTGGATGATGAG GACCCATCAGAAGAAACATTTACAGTTTTGTCAGACGAAGACAAGCAGCGTTTAGAGGAGCTCCAGCTTTTTAAGAATAAGGAAACTAGTGTTGCCATAGAg GTAATTGAGGAcaccaaagaaaaaagaaccatCATCCATCAGGCTGTGAAGTCCTTGTTTCCAGGACTAGAGACTAAAACAGAAGAtagagatggaaagaaatacATTATTGCTTATCatgctgctgggaaaaaagCATTGGCAA AGGTCAGAACTGCAACAG atCCAAGAAAGCACTCTTGGCCAAAATCTAGGGGAAGCTACTGCCATTTTGTACTGTACAAGGAGAACAAGGACACTATGGATGCCATCAATGTCCTATCCAAATTTTTAAG AGTGAAGCCAAACATATTTTCCTACATGGGAACTAAAGATAAAAGGGCTATAACAGTTCAAGAGATCGCTGTTCTCAG AATCACTGCACAAAGACTTGCTCATTTGAATAAATGCTTGATGAACTTCAAATTAGGAAATTTCAGTTACAAGAACCATCCACTGAAACTGGGAGAATTGCAAGGAAACCATTTCACTGTTGTTCTCAG aAACATAACAGGAACTGATGAGCAGATAGAGCAAGCAATGCATTCACTCAGGGAAATTGGATTTATTAATTACTATGGAATGCAAAGATTTGGAACCACAGCTGTTCCTACTTATCAAATTGGCAG AGCTATTCTACAGAACAACTGGAATGAAGTAATGGATTTGATATTAAAGCCACGACCAGGAG CTGAAAAGGGATATTTAGTCAAATGCAGAGAAGAATGGGCAAAGACTAAAGATCCAGCAGCTGCCCTCAAGAAACTGCCTGTAAAAAGGTGCGTGGAAGGACAGCTTCTACGTGGACTCTTAAAGTATGGAATGAAGAACATAATCTCTGCATTTGGCATA ATACCAAGAAATAATCGTTTAATGTACATTCATAGCTACCAGAGTTATGTGTGGAATAATATGGTGAGCAAGAGAATAGAAGAATATGGGCTTAAAGCTGTACCAGGAGATCTCATACTTAAAGGAG CCACAGCTGTTCACATTGAAGAAGGAGATGTTGATAACTACACTATCCATGATGTAGTGATGCCATTGCCTGGATTTGATGTTATTTATCCAAAGCATAAAA TTGGTGAGGCCTACAAGGAGATGCTGGTAGCTGACAACCTTGATATCAACAACATGAGGCATAAAATCAGAGATTACTCACTTTCTGGAGCATACAGAAAAATTATCATTCGGCCTCAGAATGTCAATTG GGAAGTTGTTGCATATGATGATcctaaaatcccattatttACTACGGATCTGGATAAACTGGAAGGAAAACCATTACCAGTTCTCCCTACAG ATGGCAAATTCAGGGCACTAAAGATGGagttctcccttcccccctccaCTTATGCTACCATGGCGATTCGAGAAGTTTTGAAAATGGACACAAGCATAAAAAACCAGACACAACTGAATACTACCTGGCTGCGCTGA